Below is a window of Callithrix jacchus isolate 240 chromosome 15, calJac240_pri, whole genome shotgun sequence DNA.
gagtctcactctgttgcccaggctggagtgcagtggtgcaatctcagctcactgcaacctctgcttcccaggttcaacgggttcaagtgattctcctgcatcagccttccgagtagttgggactacaggtgtgagccaccatgcctggctaatttttgtatttttagtagaggtttcaccatgttggtcaggcttgtcttgaatgcctgacctctggtgatccacccactttggccttccaaagtactgcgattataggtgtgagccactgtacctgcctCATTCATCAATTCTTAATTGATGCCTACTGGGTGCCTGGCAGTGCCTGGAGCTGGAGATTTAGCAGTAAACAACTAAATCCATCACCCTGACTCCTGAGGAGTAGAAGGATGTAGAATAGGCTCTCTTCCTCTCCTGAGGACTTAACGTTCTTGAGCAACCCTGGCTATGACAATCTTCTGTCGGGCCTGGCAGGTCgtcagagagagggagaaaccACTTCCTCATCCTGCACACAAGGCAGATCTTCCTCACTGCCCAGCAAGGCCAGTGAAGCAAGAGCCAGGGGCTGAAGCAAACCCCAGCCCACATCCTGGCAGGCAGCCAGGGATGGGAGGATCAGGAAGGCTCCTGGTTGGGCCTTTGCATCAGGCTCAGGCTGGGCATAAATGAGGCTCCTGTGGACTGGAGGGAGGCAGACATGGGGACCATGAAGACCCAGAGGGATGGCCCCTCCCTGGGGCGGTGGTcactggtgctgctgctgctgggcctgACCATGCCTCTGGCTGTCACTGGCCGGATCCTCAGCTACCAGGAGGCTGTGCTTCATGCTGTAGATGGTCTCAATCAGCGGTCCTTGGATGCCAACCTCTATCGCCTCCTGAACCTGGACCCAAGGCCCACAATGGTGAGCTGTGGGGGAGGTTCTGCCCTGCTCTGGCCGGGCTTAGCCTTCTATCACTCCTTCTGCTCCTGCTGCACCTCCTGCCAGGAGGGCACCTCCCCCTTTAAGTGTGGTCCCATCTTTTCCAGGGAATTGTCTAGAGCTTGTGTTCCCTCCCAGCATGAGAGCTTCCTGTCTTAGAATTCCTGCTGTGGCAGAGATACCCTTACCCCAACCCCATGCAGGAGTAGGGACTTCTGAGCGCTCTGGGCACCAGGGTGGGGTCATTGGCTCTGGGCAGGGACCTCCTCTGCTTTAATTCCCTTCTGTACCATGTTACCCCACACAGGGAACTCTGTCCAGACTTTAGGTTCCAGTGGGCATGTCTTATCCCCCAGGAAGCCCCCTGAGTTCCCTTGCCCCCACCCCAGAGTGGGAGGAGCTCCTTGTTAGAGCTCATCTGAGGTCTGCTCCTACTCACTGTCCAGCTAGGAGGGCAGGAATGGCTCAGTCCTCCTCCCCTCAGTACCCCAGCCCCAAGCCTAGGGCCCATCGCACATCAGGTGCTGTTTAAAGCCTGCTCTCTTGGTTGTGGGGGGGTGGTCAGGGACACAAATCAGAAAATACAAGAATGGgcctccccatttcctcctctgACTAGGATGGGGATCCAGACACCCCGAAGCCTGTGAGCTTCACAGTGAAGGAGACAGTGTGCCCCAGGACAATACAGCGGTCACCGGAGGAGTGTGACTTCAAGGAGGACGGGGTGAGGCTGGGGACTGGGGGTGTTGGTGGGTGCCTCCCAAAGAGTCGAACAAGGGGTGCCTGGGGAACATTTCCCACTGGGATGGGCTGGGAGGTTATGGCAAATGGATTCAAGTTTGACCTTGAGCTTCTCCTTTCCAGCTGGTGAAGTGGTGTGTGGGGACAGTGACCCTGAACCAGGCCAAGGACTCCTTTGACATCAGTTGTGATAAGGTGAGTGGGCTGTTCTGGGATGCAGGGGCTGATGCACATGGAGTGTGGACCATTCTATGGGTCAATTACCTACCCTCCCAACCCAGGCCAGAGAAAGCCCCACCTACCCAGGGCTCTTCCTTCAATCTGAGCTCAGCCTCTGGGCGGCTCTGGAATTCCTTAGAGCAGTAGCTCTCCAAGTGTAGCCCTTCCTGGAGACCATTAGATATGCACATTCTCAGGCCCCACTCAGACCAACTCAGACAGACTCAGGTAGGGCCCAGAAATTCGTATTTTGATCAGCTTTCCAGGAGATTCTGGCTCCTGTAAAGTTTGAGAGCCACTTAGGGCTTTCTTAGATCAGCTCTCAGCCCATCTCAGTGTTGCTGGGCTGGGCTTTTCGACCCTGCAAAGACCTCCATCTCCGGGACTGTTTTCTCATCTTGCTACTGGGTGAAGGGATTCAACCACATGCTTCAAGGGTCACAGCCAGAGGTTGAACTGGGACCCCAAACCTCCTGCTGGTTGGGGGGGCATGAAGGGGTTGATCTAGGTGGGGAGGGGGTCTTGGATTGACCCTGGGCACAGCCCTCACAAGGAAACTGTTTCTTCCTGTACACAACCCCAGGATAAGAGGAACGTTGCCCGGCTGGGCGATATCCTCCAGAAAGCCAGAGAGAAGATTGAAGGAGGACTTAAAAAACTTGTCCAGAAAATCAAGGATTTTTTTGGGAAGTTTGCACCCAGGACAGAGTCCTAGTGTGCACCCTATCCTGGCTCAGGCTTCTGGGCTCTGAGAAATAAACTGTGAGAGCAATTTCCTCAGGCTTCAGTCTCACTTGTTTTGCCCCTTCTCTCTCACCACAGCTGAGCCCTTAACTCAGGGAGGCCACGTGTGAGTGTGAGTGTTTGTGAGTGTGACACAGAGGCAGCGAGGGCAGTGTTCCATCTGGGAGGATGCAGGGTGAGGCCACAGAGCCAAGAGGTCCAAGACGCCATCTCCATTCTCAGTGGAAGCCCCAGCAGGGAATTAAGGAGATTAATTCCTTAATTCTACTCTGTGTTCGGTGGAGGGGGATGCTGTGGAGCTGTTCCTGCTCATGCAGAAGGACATTGGAGGGAGGGGCCAAGCATGTTGTTAACACTCAGAGAAGCACGGTCCAGGCCCACGGGTGGCCGGCCGAGTGAGTGCGGTCTGCCTGCAGGTACAATTCCTCTAAGACTCCAATGCTTCCTGAAAATCCTAACTCAGGAAAGCCCATAACTCTTGGCATTTCCTCTGGCATTGAGACACATCACAGTTTCTTCAGGTGAGTAGCAGATTTACCTTGTGGACTTGTTTTAGGGATTGTTAAAAAACAAGaatatggccgggtgtggtggctcacgcctgtaatcccagcactttgggaagccgaggcgggtggattgcttgagctcaagagtatgataccagcctgggcaacatggcaaaggcaaaaccctgtctctactaaaaatacaaaaattagctgggcatgttggtgagtgcctgtaatcccagctacttagaaggctgaggtgggaggattgcttaagcctggaaggcagaggttgcagtgagctgagattgcgccactagactccagcctgggtgacaggatgtgACCCTATCTAATCAAACAAACCAAAAGACCAAAGACCAAGAATAcgttggtcccagctactctggaggctcatgggggagggtcgcttgagcccaggagttcgaggctgcagtgacctgtcatcatactactgcactccagcctgggcaaagaagcaagatcccatctctaaaacaagcaaaaaggaccagcgtggtggctcgcacctgtaatcccagcactttgggaggccgaggaaggcggatcatgaggtcaggaggttgagaccatcctggctaacacggtgaaatgctgtctccactaaaaatagaaaaaattagccatgtgtggtgtcatgtgcctgtagtcccagctactcgggaggctgagtcaggagaatcgcttgatcctgggaggcgaaggttgcagtgagcagagatcacaccactgcactccagcctgggcgacagagcaagactccatctcaaaaataaataaataaaaaacaggcaaacagaatgagattcctgCTCAATGGAGTGAGGTGCTGTGGCTAGAAGAGACATGCAGAGTGACACACAGGTTGCGACTCTGTTGCACGGTGTTTCAGATATGGCTCGTGTCCTCCCCACTCACCATTCCGTAGCCACTAGAAGCACCTGGGGCTTTTTGCTATGGGGTTGGTGGACTGGAAGTACTGGAAAGTCTTCACTCCAGGGAGCAGCCTCAACCAAGGATAGGTGGGAGtttgtggaaaaatatttttcttctcaccCTTGGGGGGACAACTCAGAAGTGTGTTTCCTGTTGCCCAGGGGTCCCCAGGTAGGCTGCCCTCAACGAAGACCTGTTCGTGACCACATCCTCTTCTGACTCGTTGTGCCCTGTCTCATTTCTCTACACTCCTGCAGGTGCTCTCTGTGGTTGCTTCCCAAATACACTACTCCCACTTCAATCCTTAACCAGCTCCTCTTCCAGGCCAACCTAAACTAAGACACAGGCATCCCTCTCtgagaggaagaaaaggcaaaaccTCACAAGAGCACATACTTTGTTGTCTGTCATGATTgctgcttctcttcttttttttttttttttgagacagagttttgctcttgttacccaggctggagtgcaatggcgcgatatcagctcaccgcaacctccgcctcctgggttcaggcaattctcctgcctcagcctcctgagtagctgggattacaggcacgcaccaccatgcctagctaattttttgtatttttagtagagacgggggtttcaccatgttgaccaggatggtctcgatctcttgaccttgtgatccacccgcctcggcctcccaaagtgctgggattacaggtgtgagccaccacgcccggccctgcttctcatcttttttgagatggagtctcactatgttgcccaggctggtcttgagctcctgggctcaagtgatcttcttgcctcagttcccaaagcgtgagccaccgtgccctgcctttGCTTGCTTCTTCATGGTGAGCAGGTTGGCTGATTTCAGGCAGGTTAGAGGAAATAGATGCTTCTCACTCTGCATCATTACAGAGTGCTAGAGAGGGAGTTCTAGGGAGGAAACTCAGGGGCATGTGCTGTGTCCGAggtaattgttatattttcaggaattttttgaGCTGGGTGTTAAATTCTTAGCACCTTAAAATTGGCCATAGTGGGTGGGAGTCAGTTACACCATGGAAATCCACAAATGCTACAAAGCTgcgcccccagccccagctggcaCACCATTGCCCAGACTGAGGGAGGGATCACTCATGAGGATACCATGAGCCTGTGCTGACTGCATCTATTTCCAGTTTTCTCCCAGGATTACCCATTCTGGTACCATGGCAACCCTCCTATTCCCCCTGCCCTTTGATAGTCTACATGGGCATTAGCGAGATGGCCCTTGCCATGTACCAGGCTATCAACCATACATACCTGACCACTAATACCAGAAGGGAAAGGATGCTTACATCTTTTCCGTCTCAACCCTGGATCACAAAGCTGGGCCCCTGGGATGGAGGTATGCAGGCCTGTCAGTGCCCTCTAAAGtgactggctgggtatggtggctcatgcctgtaatcccagcatgttgggaggctgaggtgggcagaccatctgaggtcaggagttggagaccagcctggccaacatggtgaaactccatctctactaaaaatacaaaaattagccagtgtggtggcatgcacctgtaatcccagcttctcaggagggtgaggcacgagaattccttgagcctaggaggtggaggttgcagtgagccaagatcatgccactgcactccagcctgggcaacagagtaaaactctgtctcaaatacataaataaaataaagcgaTTGACTGGTGAGCATGCCTGCTGTTTGACTGTTAGACTGGTGAGACAATGCTTATCAGATTCTTATTCTTATCAGATTATTATCAACAGTACTGGAACATCAGGCATGGCACCCTCGGGGTGTTCATTCTTGACAGTGAAACTCTGATGGTGAGTTCCCTGGACAAGTGATGCCTACAGTGTTATAGGAACTCAAAGGAGGGGACCCCAGCCCAGCATGGGGAAAAGGAGGACATTCCAGGGAGTGAAAATAGCCAGAGCAAAGGCACAGTGACAGGCATGGTGGGGGTGACGAGTGACACTTTCTTTAGTGCTCAAGGCAGGCATGCAAGgcggtggtgggggtgggagtggaagGACCTGAAGAGCAATAGGGAGCGAGTGATGGCTGTAGCAAGAGGAAGCTGCACCTGATGTCCGTCTTAGCCACATCACCTGGcttctgtgtgtttgcatgtgtataAACTGGGAGCAAGACTGGGAAGGATGTGCCTCCCCTGCCCGCCAGGAAGGTGGCCAAAAGGAGAGGAGGAATGAGAAAATAGAGGGAGGATTGGCCTAGAGACTAATAGAGGGTGGACCTGACTGAGAAGGAGTGCTATGGAGTGGAAGAGGCGGGCTGATTCTCTGATGGGCTGACGGCAGTGGCTGGGCAGATTTCTGGTGTGGGTAAGAGATGACAGTAGGGGGATGAGGACAAGTTCAGTCTGAACACAATCAGCTCTGAAGTGCTTGTGGGATATGGTCCCTGGGTGGGGCACAGGGAAAAGGGCTATTGTAGTGGGTGCTGTTAGTGCCCTGGGGTCTCCTCTGGGCTGCTGCCCCCTTCACAGCCCCCACAGAAGATGCCTGGGACATCATGCTCCCTCTGCCCACAGCCTGTGGACAGTGACTGACCGCTGAGAGGGGATAAAAGCCTGGCCACTGACCTCAGTCAGGACTAAAGAAATGGAACAACGCGGGTTCCAGGCTTTCCATGGGGTCAGGCTGAAGCCAGTCAGGGTGGACCCCATCCTTGCTCAGCTCTGTCCTCAGCCCCATTTTGGCTCCCTCGCCCCGTTGTTTGAGAAGGCTCCTGAGTGAAGCACATGTCTCTGAACccctgctgcaggctctgcttctGGAGAAGCCAGCCTAGGATGGTCACGGACTGAAAGGCTCTCCAGAGCTCATTCAGCCTATCCTGAATGGGTGTAGGTGCCAGGGCCTGGAGTGAGACTGGCAAGGAAAAGCTGGAGGATCTCCAGGGTATTGGTGTGGGGACAGGTGGGGGAGTCAGAAAGTGGTGCTAGCAGTCCTGTAATCCGGGAGGaggtgataattttaaaaagtgctcaGAGTGTCACAGGAGGCCAAGAGGCCCAGGTAGATGACTCCTAATGGTTTCCCACAGTTTGTACAAACGTGAAGCTCACTGAAGTCAGCAGAGCACAGTCTTAGTAGGCTGGGGGCACAGAGccagctacagtgagccaaggagAGGGCAAGAGGCATAGAAGTGGGGAGGTAATGAGCATGGACAAGGCAATGTCCCTGTCCCTGAGCGCTGCTATACCAAGGAGGGAGACTGGGCTTGTTACCAGGTGAGATCCTGTGGGTCCTGCCCTCAACCCCTTTCCTCCAAGGCCTCCCCAGAGGAGGGGCACTCCAGGTCAGCCTCAATGGGGTAGAGGAGAGAGAAGTCCATCCAAGGAGTCTAGCAGTTTGAGATCAATGGCTCTTATGGCTGGGTGGCCCCATGGTtctggtcctcagtttccccatctgtaaattgGGAACAACATGACCTGCTTTAAAGATGGTCtgtttgggcatggtggctcatgcctataatcccagcactttgggaggccgaggggggtggatcacctgagggcaggagtttgagaccaccactaaaaatacaaaaattagtcaggtgtagtggcgcatgattgtaataccagttactcaggaggctgaggcagaaggatcacttagaacctgggaggcagaggttgctgagatcgtgccattgcattccagcctgggggacagagtgagatcccatctcaaaaaaaaaaaaaaaaaaaaaagacttggtcTGAAATTTCACTTATAAGGAAGGTAAAGCACCTTGAAAGGGGCTGAATCTGAATTGGACAGAATGAGAAGTTCAAAGAAGACAATGCTTGGTATGGGTCACTCTCAGGGTACAGTGATGGGGGATATCCGTCAGAGTAGGGATGGAGAGGGACACTTGGAATCTTCACCAGGGGAGGGTGAGATAAATAAGTCCAGACTTCCCTGAGAGTATAAAACTGGCCATGGTCTAGAGACCCCTCCCTATTCCAAAATACCTCCTCGATTTGGCCATTAAAGtctcagcagggcatggtggctggagGCAGGGTCCTGCAAGCATCCTCTGTTCTGACTGAGCAATGCCAGTGCTAGTCAGATCCCAAAAATCCTGTCCctggactctctctctcttttttttttaagatggcgtcttgctctgtcacccaggctggagtacagtggtgcaatcttggctcactgcaacctctgcctcctgggttcaagcgactctcctgcctgagcctcccaagtagctgggactataggagggtgccaccacacccggctaatttttgtatttttagtagagacaggatttcactatgttggccagctggtcttgaactcctgacctcaggtgattcacctgcctcagtctcccaaaatgctgggattacgggtgtgagccaccatgcctggcctggattctctttttccttgtgagacagggtctcactctgacacccaggctggagtgcagtggcacagtcatggctcactgcaaactcgacctcctgggctcaggtgatcatcccacctcagcctccttagtagctgggactacagatgcacaacaccatgcctggccaatttttgtattttttttttttttttttgtagaaacgaggttttgccatgttgcccaggctggtcttgaactcctgaccttaagtgatccgcccacctcagcctcccaaagtgctgggattataggcatgagccactgtgccggctccCCAGACTCTCAAGGGCTCTCTAGCCTCAGCCCGAGGGTGAGGACTGCCCTGGTTCCTGGTGTCCCATGTGCATCCCTCCTGCTCTCCTGTGTGCTGCTGTGTATCTGAAGGACCCTGGCTGGGGAGACACAGGGCCACATTGTGACTTTCATGGACCCAAGTGCTTTTACCTTCATGGGTTCCTTcatccacaaaaaaattaaaattttattttacaactgCATTGGTATAAAGACagatatggctgggtgtggtggctcacgcctgtaatcccagcactttgggaggcccagatgggtggatcatttgaggtcgggagtttgagactggcctgagcaacatggtgaaaccctgtctctactgaaaatacaaaaattagagaggcgtggtggcacatgcctgtggtcccagtactcaggaggctgagaaaggagaatggcttgaacccaggaggctgaggttgcagtgagccaagattgtgccactgcaatcccgcagtgacagagcaagactctgaaaaaaaagaagatagataTAATCCAGGCtggattttaatattatatatta
It encodes the following:
- the CAMP gene encoding cathelicidin antimicrobial peptide, with product MGTMKTQRDGPSLGRWSLVLLLLGLTMPLAVTGRILSYQEAVLHAVDGLNQRSLDANLYRLLNLDPRPTMDGDPDTPKPVSFTVKETVCPRTIQRSPEECDFKEDGLVKWCVGTVTLNQAKDSFDISCDKDKRNVARLGDILQKAREKIEGGLKKLVQKIKDFFGKFAPRTES